A region from the Phycisphaerales bacterium genome encodes:
- a CDS encoding acyltransferase family protein, translating into MPQPPTSLDPPSTRVEALDALRAGAMVLGVLLHASVPYMHAPMRGLLMPVNQPATGQTIDAIFWSIHTFRMPLFFFISGLVSVAAIRRRGVSKFIRGRWTRVGLPLLIGAPALLFLFYPIWLWGWIERGWTTWRQFRRLKQNIHVQADAWGLYHFWFLEYLLIYGVGLWLAWLVWDRLRSSLARRTLVDSDTSTPVTGSFSTARDHRGIILWLSAVVVAALPLAMLLHADPQLFTEFRNSFLPDPSLLTYYAIFYVLGCFCRLSWLGTLSKAWPPMLLIGIACSAWVVSMMLGRVDETAEGLVQATIEADGRQTRWEWCLAISGLAMTLGLVGLVHATVRRLGPVARFLVDSSYWVYLTHVGWVGLVSMLIRNVDQPPGVKAAIVMLTAVAGTLLTFLVVRRTRLIEYLGSYPSTRQRIHNSDP; encoded by the coding sequence CCCATGCGCGGCCTGCTCATGCCCGTGAATCAGCCCGCAACCGGGCAAACGATCGACGCGATCTTCTGGAGCATCCACACCTTCCGGATGCCGCTCTTCTTCTTTATCTCAGGCTTGGTGAGCGTGGCGGCGATCCGTCGTCGTGGCGTCTCAAAGTTCATTCGTGGGCGATGGACGCGTGTGGGCCTGCCGCTCCTGATCGGGGCGCCGGCGCTCCTGTTCCTGTTCTACCCCATCTGGCTCTGGGGTTGGATCGAGCGAGGCTGGACCACCTGGAGGCAGTTCCGCCGACTCAAGCAGAACATCCACGTCCAGGCCGACGCCTGGGGTCTGTACCACTTCTGGTTCCTTGAGTATCTATTGATCTATGGCGTGGGTCTGTGGCTCGCGTGGCTGGTGTGGGATCGCCTGCGATCGAGCCTGGCGAGAAGGACTCTGGTTGATTCGGATACATCCACGCCTGTGACCGGATCGTTCTCCACCGCACGTGATCATCGTGGAATCATCCTCTGGTTGTCCGCTGTCGTCGTGGCGGCACTCCCGTTGGCGATGCTCCTCCATGCCGATCCGCAACTCTTCACCGAGTTTCGCAACTCGTTCCTTCCCGATCCGTCTCTCCTCACGTACTACGCGATCTTCTATGTGCTGGGATGTTTCTGTCGCCTCTCCTGGCTTGGCACGCTCTCGAAGGCGTGGCCGCCGATGCTCCTGATCGGTATTGCATGCAGCGCGTGGGTCGTGTCGATGATGCTGGGTCGCGTGGACGAGACGGCCGAAGGGCTGGTCCAGGCGACGATCGAGGCGGACGGGCGGCAAACGCGCTGGGAGTGGTGCCTCGCGATCTCAGGACTCGCTATGACGCTGGGGCTCGTCGGTCTGGTCCACGCGACCGTGCGACGACTCGGACCGGTCGCTCGTTTCCTCGTGGACTCGTCCTATTGGGTCTACCTCACCCACGTCGGCTGGGTGGGACTGGTCTCGATGCTCATCCGGAACGTGGATCAACCGCCCGGAGTCAAGGCGGCCATCGTGATGCTGACCGCCGTGGCGGGCACACTCCTCACGTTCCTCGTGGTCCGACGAACGCGACTGATCGAGTATCTCGGTTCCTACCCGTCGACCCGCCAACGGATACACAATTCTGACCCCTGA
- a CDS encoding zinc ABC transporter substrate-binding protein — protein sequence MKSGWSWNAGWVALLAFLVACTQMHAMARASDVEPAPLRVVVTVPPLAGLVRPLLAEIDPKAEVRVLLAGGQSAHGMEPTPSDIAAIARCDVLVYVGLNLEPRVAAMVREKPVERRQVVCFAEVVGLQDKGKPEPNTPAASSKPKPAGKDTGHDDHDHDHDHDDCDEHNHAAPGYVDQHLWLDPALVRRLVTAIGEAIQNACANRGTLDDAMKSRLDAAVVKLQKTIDDVDAAYRARLEVCKGRAFVTHHNAFSRLADRYGLKVAATIRLTETTEPTASELKEVVEAIAREKVRAIFYEPQMDPKPARRIAEIARIQIGELDPLGSPDQTSWATLMEKNLTSLVAGLSDSPAPSTTP from the coding sequence ATGAAGAGTGGTTGGTCATGGAATGCGGGTTGGGTCGCGTTACTGGCGTTCCTGGTGGCGTGCACACAGATGCACGCCATGGCGAGGGCGAGTGATGTCGAGCCGGCGCCGCTGCGTGTGGTGGTGACCGTGCCGCCGCTCGCGGGATTGGTGAGACCGTTGCTCGCCGAGATCGATCCAAAGGCCGAGGTGCGTGTGCTCCTCGCCGGTGGGCAGAGCGCTCACGGGATGGAACCGACGCCCTCGGACATCGCGGCGATCGCGAGGTGCGACGTGCTGGTGTACGTCGGCCTGAATCTCGAGCCACGCGTGGCGGCGATGGTGCGAGAGAAGCCCGTGGAGCGTCGCCAGGTCGTCTGCTTCGCCGAAGTTGTGGGGTTGCAGGATAAGGGCAAGCCCGAGCCGAATACGCCCGCGGCGAGCTCGAAGCCGAAGCCTGCGGGGAAGGACACGGGTCATGACGATCACGATCACGACCATGATCACGACGATTGTGACGAGCACAACCACGCGGCCCCCGGGTATGTCGATCAGCACCTCTGGCTCGATCCGGCGCTCGTTCGCCGCCTCGTAACCGCGATCGGTGAGGCGATCCAGAACGCGTGCGCGAACCGCGGGACGCTCGACGACGCGATGAAGTCCCGCCTCGATGCCGCCGTCGTGAAACTCCAGAAAACCATCGACGATGTCGACGCGGCGTATCGCGCCCGCCTGGAGGTATGCAAGGGCCGTGCCTTCGTCACCCATCACAACGCGTTTTCGCGTCTCGCGGATCGCTATGGCCTCAAGGTCGCCGCGACGATCCGCCTCACCGAGACCACCGAGCCGACCGCGAGCGAACTCAAAGAGGTGGTTGAAGCCATCGCCCGCGAGAAGGTGCGTGCGATCTTCTATGAGCCGCAGATGGACCCCAAGCCCGCCCGTCGGATCGCGGAGATCGCTCGAATCCAGATTGGCGAGCTCGACCCATTGGGAAGTCCCGACCAGACGAGTTGGGCGACGCTCATGGAGAAGAATCTGACCTCGCTGGTGGCGGGGCTGTCCGACTCGCCCGCGCCGTCCACGACGCCGTAG
- a CDS encoding metal ABC transporter ATP-binding protein, whose protein sequence is MQSLGESSSAGQSAIGASGTHAIEYSGVTFAYGHADTPAIKDVTLTVHEGERLGVLGPNGGGKSTLLKLTMGLLSGNSGSIRVLGMTPQRARRARVIGYVPQRYEGESRFPVSGFQVVLMASASGTPWYSRTPQSALDAAREAIDAVGASGFSDRPIGTLSGGQVQRIMIARALSIRPKILILDEPLVGVDVAGQQQFADLLANLHRSYRLTTVVVSHDIRTIAAGSDTVACLARTLHSHTAPSGLTPEVLGEVFRHDVAAIFGDVHVHAHPADACTDPSHTHPPLMLRGPSISASKPSQESTRQP, encoded by the coding sequence GTGCAGAGTCTCGGCGAGTCCAGTTCCGCGGGGCAATCGGCCATCGGGGCGTCCGGTACGCACGCAATCGAGTACAGCGGTGTGACCTTCGCCTATGGGCACGCGGACACACCCGCGATCAAGGACGTCACGCTCACGGTTCACGAGGGCGAGCGGCTCGGCGTCCTCGGGCCCAATGGCGGCGGGAAGAGCACCCTCCTCAAACTCACGATGGGTTTACTCAGCGGCAACAGCGGCTCGATCCGCGTGCTGGGGATGACGCCGCAGCGTGCCCGGCGGGCGCGCGTCATCGGCTATGTCCCCCAGCGTTACGAGGGCGAATCGCGATTTCCGGTGAGCGGGTTCCAGGTTGTGCTGATGGCGAGCGCGTCGGGCACGCCGTGGTACTCGCGCACACCACAATCTGCATTGGACGCGGCCCGCGAGGCGATCGATGCGGTGGGGGCTTCGGGATTCAGCGATCGGCCCATCGGCACGCTCTCTGGGGGGCAGGTGCAGCGAATCATGATCGCGCGGGCGCTCTCGATCCGCCCGAAAATTCTGATACTCGATGAGCCGCTCGTCGGTGTCGACGTCGCGGGGCAGCAGCAGTTCGCCGACCTGCTCGCGAACCTCCACCGCTCGTACCGATTGACGACCGTAGTGGTCAGCCACGACATCCGCACGATCGCCGCAGGCAGTGACACCGTCGCGTGCCTGGCACGCACGCTCCACTCGCACACGGCACCCTCCGGCCTCACGCCTGAGGTTCTGGGCGAGGTCTTCCGCCACGACGTCGCGGCGATCTTCGGCGATGTGCACGTCCACGCCCATCCCGCCGACGCTTGCACCGACCCCTCGCACACGCACCCGCCGCTCATGCTCCGCGGGCCAAGCATCTCGGCGAGCAAGCCCAGCCAGGAGAGCACGCGCCAGCCATGA
- a CDS encoding metal ABC transporter permease, with amino-acid sequence MNIVTYLTDPTCAPMFLPAFVAAPALAILCGLLTSLVVLKRMAFIGQGVSHAAFGGIGVWAILVFTLGGAASGIGSGVASDTGRFVIVAVFCVAAALGIGLLSERRTRGGHGGVPASTRANTTSAESESSSSRRGTTVGGVGLEADTAIGIILVAAMALGAVLIKASHTTQSWESFLFGSIWSIGWADAILAWATTLATGVTLLIARRPLIFWAYDESGARAFGISTRGVRATLMVLLAIATVVAMKLAGVVLATALLVVPGAAAIAASRRLARVMTLGVVFAIVGVMGGLVVSVETDLLPGPSIVGVLLVLLVIPAMARAINSRRTNHA; translated from the coding sequence ATGAACATCGTCACGTACCTCACCGATCCGACCTGTGCGCCGATGTTTCTCCCGGCGTTTGTGGCCGCGCCGGCGCTCGCGATCCTTTGCGGTCTGCTCACGTCGCTCGTGGTGCTCAAGCGAATGGCGTTCATTGGGCAGGGCGTGTCGCACGCCGCGTTCGGCGGCATCGGCGTGTGGGCGATCCTCGTCTTCACACTGGGTGGGGCAGCGAGTGGTATCGGGTCTGGCGTGGCCAGTGATACGGGACGCTTTGTCATCGTTGCAGTCTTCTGCGTCGCGGCGGCACTGGGCATCGGGTTGCTCAGCGAGCGTCGGACGCGGGGTGGCCACGGCGGCGTGCCCGCTTCGACACGAGCCAACACCACGTCGGCCGAGTCTGAATCTTCTTCGAGTCGACGTGGAACGACAGTCGGCGGCGTGGGACTCGAGGCCGATACGGCAATCGGCATCATCCTCGTCGCGGCGATGGCCCTTGGCGCGGTTCTCATCAAGGCCTCGCACACGACGCAGTCGTGGGAGTCGTTCCTCTTCGGGTCGATCTGGTCGATCGGCTGGGCCGACGCGATCCTCGCGTGGGCGACGACCCTTGCAACAGGTGTGACGCTTCTCATCGCACGCCGCCCGTTGATCTTCTGGGCGTATGACGAGAGCGGCGCCCGCGCCTTCGGCATCTCGACACGCGGCGTGCGAGCCACGCTCATGGTGCTGCTCGCGATCGCCACCGTTGTCGCGATGAAACTCGCCGGCGTCGTTCTCGCGACCGCGCTCCTCGTCGTTCCCGGCGCGGCGGCGATCGCGGCGTCGAGGCGACTGGCCCGCGTGATGACCCTCGGCGTGGTCTTTGCCATCGTCGGCGTGATGGGTGGCCTGGTCGTGAGTGTCGAGACCGATCTGCTTCCCGGGCCAAGCATCGTCGGCGTGCTGCTCGTGTTGTTGGTGATTCCCGCGATGGCTCGGGCAATCAACTCTCGCCGCACGAACCACGCATAG
- a CDS encoding FAD-dependent monooxygenase has translation MNPPLEPVHQPADPPSGDRVRSSSCARARGTCAVVGCGTAGPAAAALLARAGWRVVLFERAPELAPVGAGLLLQPVGLRVLEEIGVLNETLALGSRVDRLRGRTISGRPVLDVSYGEIGEDIFGLGVQRSMLLRQLLTAAKREGVEVRLGVDVERIEESPRPRIMERASTDGRRSRSHGPFDLVILGSGARSQLRSHVSPLSLERLYPWGALWMTADLEPHELRKTRGRHDSSGPVTGCVLEQVYDSTTSMIGFLPSGRTQHGEPVRVSVFWSVRVSEIDRVRERSIEAWRHEASELCRAVLGTTIDVDRVVGQCATGADLIPATYMDVVCDRLVRGRVVLLGDAGHAMSPQLGLGANLALLDASILARILDQQRDIDRALVAFEHEVRGTHQYYGMVSRLLTPVFQSDEPVVGFIRDLAYHVFGRVPPIRREMLRALVGARRGWFRTEHTTSTRDQAYS, from the coding sequence ATGAACCCGCCACTTGAGCCCGTACATCAACCCGCCGATCCGCCGAGTGGCGACCGCGTGCGATCGAGCAGTTGCGCTCGGGCACGCGGCACATGCGCCGTCGTCGGGTGCGGCACGGCCGGACCCGCGGCGGCGGCGCTCCTCGCCAGGGCGGGTTGGCGCGTGGTCCTTTTCGAGAGGGCGCCCGAACTCGCGCCCGTCGGCGCGGGGCTTCTGCTCCAGCCTGTGGGGCTTCGCGTGCTCGAAGAGATCGGCGTCCTCAACGAGACGCTCGCTCTGGGTTCTCGAGTGGACCGCCTCCGCGGACGCACGATTTCGGGCCGTCCCGTCCTCGATGTTTCCTACGGAGAAATCGGTGAGGATATCTTCGGGCTCGGTGTCCAGCGCTCGATGCTGCTGCGCCAGCTTCTCACCGCCGCGAAACGCGAGGGTGTGGAGGTGCGACTCGGCGTGGACGTGGAACGCATCGAAGAGTCGCCGCGACCTCGAATCATGGAGAGGGCCTCAACCGATGGACGCCGATCTCGCTCGCATGGCCCGTTCGACCTGGTCATTCTGGGCAGCGGCGCTCGATCCCAACTGCGGTCGCATGTCTCACCACTCTCCTTGGAACGTCTGTACCCGTGGGGCGCGCTCTGGATGACGGCCGATCTTGAGCCGCACGAACTCCGAAAGACACGCGGACGACATGATTCGAGCGGCCCTGTGACTGGCTGCGTTCTCGAGCAGGTGTACGACTCGACGACGAGCATGATCGGCTTCCTCCCCTCGGGCCGCACGCAGCATGGGGAACCGGTGCGTGTCAGCGTCTTCTGGAGCGTGCGTGTCTCGGAGATTGATCGTGTCCGCGAGCGTTCGATCGAGGCGTGGCGCCACGAGGCGAGCGAACTGTGCCGTGCAGTGCTGGGTACGACGATCGACGTTGATCGTGTCGTGGGCCAGTGCGCGACGGGTGCCGACCTGATCCCGGCGACCTACATGGATGTCGTCTGCGATCGGCTCGTGCGCGGGCGTGTCGTGCTCCTGGGGGACGCGGGACACGCGATGAGCCCGCAACTCGGGCTTGGGGCAAATCTCGCTCTTCTCGATGCCTCCATACTCGCCCGTATTCTCGACCAGCAGCGTGACATCGACCGCGCCCTCGTCGCCTTCGAGCACGAGGTCCGGGGCACGCACCAGTACTATGGCATGGTCTCCCGCCTGCTCACGCCCGTCTTCCAGAGCGACGAGCCGGTCGTGGGGTTCATCCGCGATCTGGCGTACCACGTCTTCGGGCGTGTGCCCCCCATCCGACGAGAGATGCTCCGAGCGCTCGTCGGAGCGCGGCGAGGATGGTTCCGAACCGAACATACAACTTCCACCCGCGATCAGGCGTATTCCTAA
- a CDS encoding M48 family metallopeptidase, translating to MYRSNRGPQLRISPRLVLAAVIAIVTLIGYYSRSSHNPITGRTQRVALSPAQEIALGLQSAPEMARQFGGLSADRGATALVESIGAKLVAALPPEAHPYPFQYHLLADRNTVNAFALPGGQIFITEALYSRLKTEGQLAGVLGHETGHVLARHSAEQMAKTQLAQGLVGAAGTAASDYGAGGAAQQTAAAVAQFSLMKYGRNDEIEADALGLRFMHAAGYDPRALIGVMRILAEASGGSDRPEFMSTHPNPGNRIEQIKNAIAERFPRGVPDGLVP from the coding sequence ATGTATCGGAGCAACCGAGGCCCGCAACTGCGGATCTCTCCACGCCTCGTCCTGGCCGCCGTCATCGCGATCGTGACGCTCATCGGCTATTACTCGCGCAGCAGCCACAACCCGATCACCGGACGCACCCAGCGTGTGGCGCTCTCGCCGGCCCAGGAGATCGCCCTGGGATTGCAATCCGCGCCGGAAATGGCCCGGCAGTTCGGCGGGCTTTCCGCGGATCGTGGCGCGACGGCCTTGGTCGAGAGCATCGGCGCCAAACTCGTCGCGGCCCTTCCGCCCGAGGCGCATCCATACCCATTCCAGTACCATCTCCTCGCCGACCGGAACACCGTCAATGCCTTCGCTCTCCCCGGAGGGCAGATCTTCATCACCGAGGCCCTTTATTCGCGACTGAAGACCGAAGGACAGTTGGCCGGCGTCCTCGGGCACGAGACCGGGCACGTCCTCGCGCGACACTCGGCCGAGCAGATGGCCAAGACGCAACTCGCGCAAGGCCTCGTCGGCGCCGCCGGCACCGCCGCCTCCGACTACGGCGCGGGCGGCGCCGCCCAGCAGACCGCCGCCGCCGTCGCCCAGTTCTCGCTGATGAAGTACGGCCGAAACGACGAAATAGAGGCCGACGCGCTCGGCCTGCGGTTCATGCACGCCGCGGGATACGACCCGAGGGCCCTCATCGGTGTGATGCGGATCCTCGCAGAAGCCAGCGGTGGGAGCGACCGTCCCGAGTTCATGTCGACCCACCCCAACCCGGGAAACCGCATCGAGCAGATCAAGAATGCCATCGCCGAGCGCTTTCCGCGAGGCGTCCCGGACGGGCTTGTGCCATAG
- the ndk gene encoding nucleoside-diphosphate kinase produces the protein METTLIILKPDAVQRGLMGRILTRFEEKGLQVVGAKMMQISSQLAETHYESHKGKPFYAGLVKFMTSSPVLVLAIRGNGAITIARNLMGATFGSKANSGTIRGDFGVSNSFNLIHGSDSPEAAERELKLFFGAGEVLTWSRAGDAWVYDMSGGKPE, from the coding sequence ATGGAAACGACACTCATCATCCTGAAGCCCGACGCCGTCCAGCGTGGTCTCATGGGCCGCATTCTCACCCGCTTCGAGGAGAAGGGCCTGCAAGTCGTCGGCGCAAAGATGATGCAGATCTCGTCGCAACTCGCCGAGACGCACTACGAGTCGCACAAGGGCAAGCCCTTCTACGCCGGCCTCGTGAAGTTCATGACCTCCTCGCCCGTCCTGGTTCTCGCGATCCGCGGCAACGGCGCGATCACCATCGCCCGAAACCTGATGGGCGCGACCTTCGGCAGCAAGGCCAACTCCGGCACCATCCGCGGCGACTTCGGCGTCTCCAACTCCTTCAACCTCATCCACGGCAGCGACAGCCCCGAGGCCGCCGAGCGCGAACTCAAACTCTTCTTCGGCGCGGGCGAGGTCCTGACCTGGAGCCGCGCGGGCGACGCGTGGGTCTATGACATGTCCGGCGGCAAACCCGAGTAA
- a CDS encoding TIGR00730 family Rossman fold protein encodes MEAHSKPANTTLSPLVTIASGAQDTTLTRVCVFCGAADGSRPEYKRAATVLGETLASRGITLVYGGGSMGLMGAVADGALSRGGTVVGVITTLLRSRELAHQGLSELHIVETMHERKMMMAERSEAFVVLPGGFGTLDEMFEITAWSQLGIHEKPIGLLDVNGYYDSLLRFLDHCEGEGFLRLSHRDQYRSAADPVTLIDLLDSAARTRRRTRRETEGTQR; translated from the coding sequence ATGGAAGCCCACTCAAAGCCCGCGAATACGACCCTGTCGCCATTGGTCACGATAGCATCTGGCGCACAAGACACGACACTGACGCGAGTCTGCGTCTTCTGTGGCGCGGCGGACGGCTCGCGCCCCGAGTACAAGCGTGCCGCGACCGTGCTGGGCGAGACGCTCGCCTCGCGTGGCATCACGCTCGTGTATGGTGGCGGGTCGATGGGGCTGATGGGCGCAGTAGCGGACGGGGCCCTCTCACGCGGCGGCACGGTCGTGGGCGTGATCACGACGCTCCTTCGCTCGCGTGAACTCGCCCATCAAGGGCTTTCCGAACTCCACATCGTCGAGACGATGCACGAGCGGAAGATGATGATGGCCGAGCGTTCCGAGGCGTTTGTCGTGCTGCCCGGCGGCTTCGGGACGCTCGACGAGATGTTCGAGATCACCGCGTGGTCGCAACTGGGCATCCACGAGAAGCCCATCGGCCTGCTCGACGTGAACGGCTACTACGACTCGCTGCTCAGGTTCCTCGACCACTGCGAGGGCGAGGGGTTTCTCCGCCTCTCGCATCGCGACCAGTATCGGAGTGCCGCCGACCCTGTGACGCTCATCGATCTGCTCGACTCTGCGGCTCGAACGAGAAGGCGAACACGGAGGGAGACAGAGGGCACACAGAGGTAG
- a CDS encoding CZB domain-containing protein, whose amino-acid sequence MAFDFNTAKMKHFKWKMRLRDFLDGKPGLTTAEATSHKDCDLGKWLYSEGLAKYGTILEMRKLEKEHEMLHKTIKSIVDLKSTGKTKEAEDEFKKIEPLSKSIVDLLTSVESKASKMAA is encoded by the coding sequence ATGGCCTTCGACTTCAATACCGCCAAGATGAAGCACTTCAAGTGGAAGATGCGTCTTCGCGACTTCCTTGATGGAAAGCCCGGCCTCACCACCGCCGAGGCCACGAGCCACAAGGACTGCGATCTTGGCAAGTGGCTCTATTCAGAGGGTTTGGCGAAGTACGGCACGATTCTTGAGATGCGAAAACTCGAGAAGGAGCACGAGATGCTCCACAAGACCATCAAGTCGATCGTCGACCTCAAGAGCACCGGCAAGACAAAGGAAGCCGAGGATGAGTTCAAGAAGATCGAACCGTTGAGCAAGTCGATCGTAGACTTGCTCACGTCCGTGGAGTCCAAGGCATCCAAGATGGCCGCGTAA
- a CDS encoding CZB domain-containing protein, giving the protein MSLDFSSAKLKHSMWKLKLRDFLDGKPVLTPAQATSHTDCDLGKWIYAEGLSKYGSIPEMLKLEKEHETLHVTIKTIVGLKVSGRNKEAEAEYLKVEPISRRIVDLLTVIESKSSKSAA; this is encoded by the coding sequence ATGTCACTCGATTTCAGTTCCGCAAAACTCAAGCACTCGATGTGGAAGCTCAAACTCCGCGATTTCCTCGATGGCAAGCCGGTCCTCACGCCAGCCCAGGCTACCAGTCACACAGACTGCGACCTGGGCAAGTGGATCTACGCCGAGGGCCTGAGCAAGTATGGATCGATCCCCGAGATGCTCAAACTCGAGAAGGAGCACGAGACGCTCCACGTGACGATCAAAACGATCGTGGGCTTGAAGGTCTCGGGCAGGAACAAAGAAGCCGAAGCCGAGTATCTCAAGGTGGAACCCATCAGCAGGCGGATCGTGGATCTGCTCACGGTGATCGAGTCCAAATCCTCAAAGTCGGCGGCGTGA
- a CDS encoding nucleotide pyrophosphohydrolase, protein MTTARFDSASPGPGQITFNAFQKLIHDRFHKTDSARGAVATFLWLMEEVGELATAIQENSPSSIPGTPTRTPTPEQRANLEEEFADVLAWLTTIANVMNVDLEKALEKYTVRGVKGEKH, encoded by the coding sequence ATGACCACCGCACGTTTCGACTCTGCCAGTCCCGGGCCCGGGCAAATCACGTTCAACGCCTTCCAGAAACTCATCCACGACCGGTTCCACAAGACCGACTCGGCCCGCGGCGCCGTCGCCACGTTCCTCTGGCTCATGGAGGAAGTGGGGGAGTTGGCGACCGCGATCCAGGAGAACTCGCCGAGTTCCATCCCCGGCACACCCACCCGCACGCCCACACCCGAGCAGCGCGCCAATCTCGAGGAAGAGTTCGCCGACGTTCTCGCCTGGCTGACGACGATCGCCAATGTCATGAACGTGGACCTCGAGAAGGCCCTCGAGAAATACACGGTGCGGGGCGTCAAGGGCGAGAAGCACTAA
- a CDS encoding serine/threonine-protein phosphatase yields the protein MESTPHIENAITREFGIELEAERQSLLRRRFLWYAATAAGLQVLFLIVWIWSQRWSEFGERPVATAVSLLASSITLGAFAWAFWYYHRHPPHLPPRLPVLTAVSGLIILTGVFTIVRGDLPRVIAEDIAGMVLPGAPRELAGTIQAHGTGSEPSASTSSSSEASPVETPNVGATTISARERAAAARRERREIAAIRASIDLLPLMVSHVLACCFLPWTPRECVRPLIPLLSFNAAMVVGYVGVLALLHQIEAIYALFGVGMLAFTPLIAAPGAGICWYRDTRFRDETTGRLLRGRYSQIKADLNQARRIHEALFPRPFRDEHFGLTYRYEPMRHIGGDYLFVARERDLVTNDEHRFGRLSLALIDVTGHGIPAALTVNRLYGELQRLFGEDPDASPADILRSLNRYVSLTLANHAVFMTAACFRMDPNTDALEFASAGHPPSHVVGPDGSIHELAATTHLLGATGHTGAFDPAMITVPFAPGDTLIACTDGAIEARPRNVPRGKMLGLARYRALIAEVNPLSNSGYAKEILRRVDEFRGGPPEDDTLIVEVTRVLTDALTKSAEQRLTEKRQELRRAGVSITSPAPAHARERSDAATPR from the coding sequence TTGGAATCGACCCCGCATATCGAGAACGCCATCACCCGAGAGTTCGGCATCGAACTGGAGGCGGAGCGCCAGTCGCTGCTGCGTCGGCGGTTCCTGTGGTATGCCGCGACGGCGGCGGGGCTTCAGGTGCTGTTCCTGATCGTGTGGATATGGTCGCAACGGTGGTCGGAGTTCGGTGAACGTCCTGTGGCGACGGCGGTCTCGCTGCTCGCGTCGTCCATCACCCTCGGCGCGTTCGCGTGGGCCTTCTGGTATTACCACAGGCACCCGCCACACCTTCCTCCTCGGCTTCCCGTGCTCACCGCGGTCTCCGGGCTCATCATCCTGACGGGTGTCTTCACGATCGTGCGGGGGGATCTTCCCCGGGTGATCGCCGAGGACATTGCCGGAATGGTCCTGCCGGGTGCTCCTCGTGAGTTGGCTGGGACCATCCAAGCACACGGGACAGGGAGTGAACCTTCGGCGAGCACCAGTTCCAGCAGTGAGGCATCCCCCGTCGAGACTCCGAATGTTGGGGCGACGACGATCTCGGCTCGAGAGCGGGCAGCGGCGGCGCGGCGCGAGCGTCGTGAGATCGCCGCGATACGAGCATCCATCGACCTTCTTCCGCTCATGGTGTCGCATGTCCTGGCGTGCTGCTTCCTGCCGTGGACACCACGGGAGTGCGTTCGACCACTGATTCCGCTGCTGTCATTCAACGCGGCCATGGTGGTCGGCTATGTCGGGGTGCTGGCGCTTCTGCATCAGATCGAGGCGATTTATGCGCTCTTTGGAGTGGGGATGCTGGCGTTCACGCCGCTGATCGCCGCGCCGGGGGCGGGGATCTGCTGGTATCGCGACACACGCTTCCGCGACGAGACGACGGGGCGGCTGCTTCGCGGGCGATATTCACAGATCAAGGCCGACCTGAACCAGGCGCGGCGGATCCACGAGGCGCTCTTCCCGCGTCCGTTCCGCGACGAGCACTTCGGCCTGACGTATCGGTACGAGCCGATGCGGCATATCGGCGGAGATTACCTCTTTGTGGCTCGTGAGCGGGATCTCGTGACCAACGACGAGCACCGATTCGGGCGGCTCAGCCTGGCCCTCATCGATGTCACGGGGCATGGCATCCCGGCGGCGCTCACGGTCAATCGGCTCTATGGCGAACTCCAGCGGCTCTTCGGCGAGGATCCGGACGCGTCGCCCGCGGACATCCTGCGATCGCTCAATCGCTATGTCTCGCTCACGCTCGCGAATCATGCCGTCTTCATGACCGCGGCGTGCTTCCGCATGGATCCGAACACGGACGCGCTCGAGTTCGCGTCCGCGGGGCATCCGCCCTCGCACGTCGTCGGGCCCGATGGCTCGATCCACGAACTCGCGGCGACGACCCACCTGCTCGGCGCTACCGGGCACACCGGCGCGTTCGATCCGGCGATGATCACGGTCCCCTTCGCGCCCGGCGACACGCTCATCGCCTGCACCGATGGCGCGATCGAGGCCCGCCCGCGGAACGTGCCGCGGGGCAAGATGCTCGGCTTGGCGAGGTATCGGGCGCTCATCGCCGAGGTCAATCCGCTCTCGAACAGCGGGTACGCGAAGGAAATCCTGAGGCGCGTCGACGAGTTCCGGGGCGGGCCACCCGAAGACGACACGCTCATCGTGGAGGTCACTCGCGTGCTGACCGACGCGCTGACGAAGTCTGCGGAGCAGCGGCTCACAGAGAAGCGTCAGGAGTTGCGACGCGCCGGCGTGTCGATCACAAGCCCGGCACCGGCTCATGCACGCGAGCGTTCAGACGCCGCCACGCCGCGTTAG